From Xanthomonas citri pv. mangiferaeindicae:
TGCCGGTAATGCCGACGATCGTCGTGATGGTCGCTGCGGCCGCGCACGCGCCCGCGGCCGCGCGGATGGCGGTCGTCGGCAGGTGGGCGGTGTTGGTGCGATGCATCATCCCCGCAGCACACCACGCGATCGCGCGCGCTGTCAACCGGTTTTTTTTGCGCAGGCCAGCCTCGCGGGAGGGCGTGGCTCCAGGTCGGCCGGCCTGGGCGCGCCCAGGCCGGGAGCCTGGGCGGTTCGGCCACGACTTGGGCGGCCGCGCGCCGCATGGTCTAATCGGCCCTGAAGCGGGGGTACCGGCACCAGTCGGTTGAGACAGTCCCTTCGAACCTGATCCGGTTGATACCGGCGTAGGGAAGCTTCGCAGCCGGCCCCCGGACCGACAGCGCGCGCAGGCGCGCCGGCGGCACGCGGTCCGGGCGCGCCGCCGCTTCGTCCCGCCTTGCGAATCCCTCGCAGGCGACGCCCGCACCTCGAGGTGCGGCATCCAACAGGACGAATGCCATGAACGCTCAGCCCGCCAGCCTGTTGCAGCAGGCCCAGCAACTCTCCGATTCGGTCACCCGGCCCATCCCCGGTTCGCGCAAGATCCATGTCCAGGGCTCGCGCCCGGACCTGCGCGTGGCGATGCGCGAGATCGCGCTGACCCGCACGCCGACGCTGTTCGGCGGCGAGGACAATCCGCCGGTCACTGTCTACGACCCATCGGGTCCCTACACCGATCCGGACGTAAAGATCGACCTGGCTGCGGGCCTGGTACCGCTGCGTGCGGCCTGGATCGCCGAGCGCGGCGACACCGAGGTCCTGCCGGGGCTGTCGTCGAGCTTCGGGCGGGCGCGCGAGCACGATCCACGGCTCGACGGCGTGCGCTTTCCGTCGCGTGCGCAGCCGCGCGTGGCCAGGTCCGGCGCCAACGTGACCCAGATGCACTACGCGCGCCGCGGCATCGTCACGCCGGAGATGGAGTACGTCGCGATCCGCGAGAACCAGCGCCTGGAGCTGGTGCGCGATGCGATGCTGCGCAGCCAGCATCCCGGTCAGGCCTTCGGCGCGAGCATCCAGCCGTCGATCACGCCTGAGTTCGTGCGCGACGAGATCGCGCGCGGCCGCGCGATCCTGCCCTGCAACATCAACCATCCCGAGAGCGAGCCGATGATCATCGGCCGCAACTTCCTGACCAAGATCAACGCCAACATCGGCAACAGCGCGGTGTCATCGGGCATCGCCGAAGAGGTCGAGAAACTGGTCTGGGCGATCCGCTGGGGCGGCGACACGGTCATGGACCTGTCGACCGGCAAGCACATCCACGAGACCCGCGAATGGATCGTGCGCAACTCGCCGGTGCCGATCGGTACGGTGCCGATCTACCAGGCGCTGGAGAAGGTCGACGGCCGCGCCGAGGAACTGACCTGGGAGATCTTCCGCGACACCCTGATCGAGCAGGCCGAGCAGGGCGTGGACTACTTCACCATCCACGCCGGCGTGCTGCTGCGCTACGTGCCGCTGACCGCGAAGCGCGTCACCGGCATCGTGTCCAGAGGCGGCTCGATCATGGCCAAGTGGTGCCTGGCGCATCACCGCGAGAGTTTCCTCTACGAACACTTCGAGGACATCTGCGAAATCATGAAGGCCTACGACGTGGCGTTCTCGCTCGGCGACGGCCTGCGCCCGGGCTGTATCGCCGATGCCAACGACGCGGCGCAGTTCGGCGAGCTGGAGACACTGGGCGAGCTGACCAAGATCGCCTGGAAGCATGACGTGCAGACCATGATCGAGGGCCCCGGCCATGTGCCGATGCAGCTGATCAAGGAGAACATGGACAAGCAGCTGCGCGAATGCGGCGAGGCGCCGTTCTACACGCTGGGGCCACTGACCACCGACATCGCGCCGGGCTACGACCACATCACCAGCGCCATCGGCGCGGCGATGATCGGCTGGTACGGCACGGCGATGCTGTGTTACGTGACGCCCAAGGAACATCTGGGCCTGCCCAATCGCGAGGACGTGCGCGACGGGATCATGGCCTACAAGATCGCCGCCCACGCCGCCGATCTGGCCAAGGGGCATCCGGGTGCACAGGTGCGCGACAACGCGCTGAGCAAGGCCCGGTTCGAGTTCCGCTGGCAGGACCAGTTCCACCTGGGCCTGGATCCGGAGAAGGCGGAGGCCTTCCACGACGAGACCCTGCCCAAGGATGCCCACAAAGCGGCGCACTTCTGCTCGATGTGTGGGCCGCATTTCTGTTCGATGAAGATCACCCAGGACGTCCGCGACTACGCCGCCGAGCACGGCGTGGCGGACGAGCAGGCGCTGGCGACCGGACTGGCCGAGAAGTCGGCGCAGTTCCTCGCCCAGGGAGCCGAGGTCTACCGTCCGCAGTGACGGCGGCCGACGGCCGGAGGCATCGCCCCGGCCGTCGCATCCGCTCGACGGCACGCGGTGTATGTTCAGGATCGGTATCGTGGCAACGCGTCACGATCCACCCGTCAACAGGGAGACCCCAAGATGAAGACCTCGACGTCCCGCGTGGCCGCCTGGCTGGTGGCCCTATGCGGCCTCGCCTTGCTCGCCGGTTGCGCGACCGGGCCACGCATCACCACCGAGGCCGACCCGCGGGCGGATTTCTCGGCCTACCGCACTTGGTCGTTCTATACGCCTCTGGCGATCGAGAAGGAGGGCTACGAGACCCAGACCAGCGAAGTGACCAAGGCGGCCGTGCGTGCCGAAATGGAGCGCCGCGGCTACCGTTACAGCGAGACCGACCCGGATCTGTGGGTGAATATCAACGCCTACATGGAGCGTCGGACCGATGTCAGCAGCTATCCGACGGTCGACTACGCCTATTACTACAGCTACCGTCACCGCGGTTACTTCGCGGTGCCGTACTGGAACGAGCGCACCAGCGTCTACCGCTACACCGAGGGCACGATGAACGTGGATCTGGTGGACGCCCGGCAGAAGCGCCTGGTGTGGGAGGGCATCGCGGTCGGGCGCGTCGCCAACCTCAAGCCCGAACAGCGCGAGCAGCGGATCTATTCGACGATCGCCGAGATCTTCGCCAACTATCCGCACCAGGCCGGCGTGCGCAGCCAAGCGCTGTAATCGGCCGACGCGGGACAAGAACGAAGCGGGCCGATGGCCCGCTTTTTCGTTTGTGTTCCAGCCGCGGCCGGTCCGGGGTCAGGGGGACTGTTGCCAGCGGGCCTCAATGAAAACGCGGATCGCCTGAGCCACGTCGTCATCCTCCGGCGTTCCGCCCATGAAAGCGCCGTGGGGTACGCCCTCCCAAGATAGAACTCGACCGGAACCTGGGCGCGGACCAACCCACGATGCAGGCGCGCCGCGTTGCAGAGGAACAGGTCGCGGGTTCCCGCTTGCAGGAAGGTCGGTGGTAGGCCGTCGAACTGGTCGAACAAGGGGACAGATAGGGATGACCGAGGTCCGCGCCTCCTGCATAGAGGCGGTTGATCGGCATCAGCGGGACGGGAAGCATCACATCCACATCGCGATTGGTGTGGAAGCTGTCGCCGGACTCTGTCAGGTCGACTTCCAGTGACAGCAGCACCAGACCACCGGGCATCGGCAGGCCTTCATCGCGTCCGCGCAAGAGCATCGCCAGGGCGAGGTTGCCGCCCGCCGATCGCCCGATGATCACGATGTCGGCGGCGCGTGTTGGGTCAGCGCATGCCGATAGGCCCTCAGATAATCGTCCGGCGCGGCAGGGTTGGGATGTGCCGACGGCAAGCGGTAGTCCACGCCATAGCAGCGGACACCGTAGCGGTCCGCATGTGGCTGCGCACTGGTGCGGCAGGCCTCGCCACCACCAAACAGCAGGGCGCCGCCGCGCAGATCGATGCAGGCGCGCTAGGGGGGCGCCGACGCGTCAGGCGTGGCGACGTGGAGCGCAGTCTCGCCGAGGGTTAAGTCTCGACCCGGGCGTGCAGGTGCGCGGCGAGGCCTTTCATGGCGGCCGCGTACTGACGATTCACCTGGTCCTTGAGGGCTTACCAGGCGGCCT
This genomic window contains:
- a CDS encoding phosphomethylpyrimidine synthase ThiC (catalyzes the formation of 4-amino-2-methyl-5-phosphomethylpyrimidine from 5-amino-1-(5-phospho-D-ribosyl)imidazole and S-adenosyl-L-methionine in thiamine biosynthesis); amino-acid sequence: MNAQPASLLQQAQQLSDSVTRPIPGSRKIHVQGSRPDLRVAMREIALTRTPTLFGGEDNPPVTVYDPSGPYTDPDVKIDLAAGLVPLRAAWIAERGDTEVLPGLSSSFGRAREHDPRLDGVRFPSRAQPRVARSGANVTQMHYARRGIVTPEMEYVAIRENQRLELVRDAMLRSQHPGQAFGASIQPSITPEFVRDEIARGRAILPCNINHPESEPMIIGRNFLTKINANIGNSAVSSGIAEEVEKLVWAIRWGGDTVMDLSTGKHIHETREWIVRNSPVPIGTVPIYQALEKVDGRAEELTWEIFRDTLIEQAEQGVDYFTIHAGVLLRYVPLTAKRVTGIVSRGGSIMAKWCLAHHRESFLYEHFEDICEIMKAYDVAFSLGDGLRPGCIADANDAAQFGELETLGELTKIAWKHDVQTMIEGPGHVPMQLIKENMDKQLRECGEAPFYTLGPLTTDIAPGYDHITSAIGAAMIGWYGTAMLCYVTPKEHLGLPNREDVRDGIMAYKIAAHAADLAKGHPGAQVRDNALSKARFEFRWQDQFHLGLDPEKAEAFHDETLPKDAHKAAHFCSMCGPHFCSMKITQDVRDYAAEHGVADEQALATGLAEKSAQFLAQGAEVYRPQ